The following proteins are co-located in the Leptospira weilii genome:
- a CDS encoding beta-galactosidase, translating to MIFGADYYPEQWTSKDWKEDISIMKEMGLSSVRLAEFAWAIMEPKEGKYDFSFFDRILNLIQKNEMTAILGTPTATFPPWLFKKFPDIIQERDGIQRTIGTRRQACFSSPNYKKAVVKIVTAMAKHFGNHPAVIGWQIDNEIGHEGSDIDHSQTSLKAFRVWLKNKYKTIQALNESWGNVFWGMLYNSFDEIPIPGRHVASNFHPSMIQDFYRFHSDTIIDFVKLQAQILRKFSVGRPLTTNLYPSPFLPIIDMAELSTYLDYISWDNYPTWGEQEAPFPHPFLSAMQQYNRGLKNLPFTVMEQISGFQGHDLLGYLPAPGQTKLWMKHSIIHGSNSIYFFRYRTARFGQEQLCYGILDHDKEKTERYYELQKGIQEIKKHAEDFTEELFPAQVAIVHDIENARNWKHQPISTGLRFSPVPWSQLGYDIEMATWFSGMNVLNVNTHFRPASKIDFKDYKIIILPMYTMVNDVVFKRLEQFVREGGVLVLGFRTGAKNLDGWMYDSPIPGPFTEMAGIKVRKFEAVGNQKVKFRFRYFPGSCSKICEILEPTTAEVWARYTDRKKFYKGSPVITANHYRKGRVIYVGSSLEPLSFALLYRRILKEAKIPFIFYGPNVEKIFRTGRRQNYEIFINHSGRKSLAGLKILDPYEVRILPKKK from the coding sequence ATGATATTCGGAGCCGATTACTATCCCGAACAATGGACCTCAAAAGATTGGAAAGAAGATATTTCCATCATGAAAGAAATGGGTCTGAGTTCCGTTCGTCTCGCGGAGTTTGCTTGGGCGATTATGGAACCCAAGGAAGGGAAGTACGATTTTTCTTTTTTCGACCGCATTCTGAACTTAATTCAAAAGAACGAAATGACGGCAATCCTCGGAACCCCGACAGCGACCTTTCCTCCCTGGCTTTTTAAAAAATTTCCCGACATAATTCAAGAACGGGACGGAATTCAAAGAACGATCGGCACGAGAAGACAAGCTTGTTTTTCTTCCCCTAATTACAAAAAGGCAGTTGTAAAAATTGTAACCGCCATGGCTAAACATTTCGGAAACCATCCAGCTGTCATAGGTTGGCAAATCGACAACGAAATAGGACACGAAGGTTCCGATATAGACCATTCTCAAACATCTCTAAAAGCGTTTCGTGTTTGGCTAAAGAACAAATACAAAACGATCCAAGCTTTAAACGAATCTTGGGGAAATGTTTTTTGGGGGATGCTTTACAATTCTTTCGATGAAATTCCGATTCCCGGCCGTCATGTGGCCAGTAATTTCCATCCTTCTATGATTCAAGATTTCTATCGATTTCATTCCGACACGATCATAGACTTCGTAAAACTTCAGGCTCAAATTCTCAGAAAATTTTCCGTCGGAAGACCACTCACTACAAATCTATATCCTTCCCCATTTCTACCGATTATCGACATGGCGGAATTGTCCACTTACCTCGATTATATCTCTTGGGATAACTACCCAACTTGGGGAGAACAAGAAGCTCCTTTCCCTCACCCGTTCCTATCTGCAATGCAGCAATACAACCGAGGTCTGAAAAATCTTCCCTTTACCGTAATGGAACAAATTTCCGGCTTTCAAGGGCATGATCTGCTAGGCTATCTTCCGGCGCCCGGACAAACCAAACTTTGGATGAAACATTCCATTATTCACGGTTCGAATTCGATTTATTTTTTCAGATATAGAACCGCACGTTTCGGGCAGGAACAACTTTGTTACGGAATTCTAGATCATGATAAAGAAAAAACGGAACGTTACTACGAATTACAAAAAGGAATTCAAGAAATCAAAAAACACGCGGAAGATTTCACGGAAGAATTATTTCCAGCTCAAGTTGCAATCGTACATGATATCGAAAACGCGCGGAATTGGAAACATCAACCGATTTCAACGGGTTTAAGATTCTCTCCCGTACCATGGTCTCAGTTAGGGTACGACATCGAAATGGCAACTTGGTTTTCGGGAATGAACGTATTGAATGTCAACACACATTTCCGCCCTGCCTCTAAAATCGATTTTAAGGATTACAAAATCATAATACTTCCGATGTACACAATGGTCAACGACGTCGTTTTTAAGCGTTTAGAACAATTTGTAAGAGAAGGCGGAGTTTTAGTTTTGGGTTTTAGAACCGGTGCTAAAAATTTGGACGGTTGGATGTACGACTCTCCGATTCCGGGTCCGTTTACGGAAATGGCGGGGATCAAAGTTCGTAAATTCGAAGCGGTTGGAAATCAAAAGGTTAAGTTTCGATTTCGCTATTTTCCGGGGAGCTGTTCAAAGATCTGTGAAATTTTAGAACCGACCACAGCGGAAGTTTGGGCCCGTTACACCGATAGAAAAAAATTCTACAAAGGCTCTCCGGTAATCACGGCAAATCACTATCGTAAAGGAAGAGTCATTTATGTGGGATCTTCTTTGGAACCTTTGAGTTTCGCGCTTCTCTATCGTCGTATTTTAAAGGAAGCCAAAATTCCGTTTATATTCTACGGACCAAACGTAGAAAAGATTTTTCGAACCGGTAGAAGACAAAATTATGAAATCTTTATTAACCATTCCGGAAGGAAAAGTCTTGCAGGCTTGAAAATTTTAGATCCTTATGAAGTCAGGATTCTTCCTAAAAAGAAATAA
- a CDS encoding urate hydroxylase PuuD gives MEGIALFTSQGLYFIFKWIHFLAGVAWIGLLWYINFVQGSFFAETDADTKKKATQQLVPRVLWWFRWGAMFTFLSGWAMIIYLIVNGTTLSTGQLLAVILGGGLLGTLMWFNVWFVIWPAQKVVIAAAKGETKENPAPRAARGLLASRTNTLLSIPMLFLMGAARNLPISFEITSAQAHTFLGAILVILAIVETNALTATPESATFKPIKTVKGVITSGFVLSLIIYILLEVLL, from the coding sequence ATGGAAGGAATTGCTCTTTTTACAAGCCAAGGTTTGTATTTCATTTTTAAGTGGATACATTTCCTCGCAGGCGTCGCTTGGATCGGACTACTTTGGTACATTAATTTTGTACAAGGATCTTTTTTTGCTGAGACGGACGCGGATACAAAGAAGAAAGCGACTCAACAATTGGTTCCAAGAGTTCTTTGGTGGTTTCGTTGGGGTGCGATGTTTACTTTCCTTAGTGGTTGGGCGATGATTATTTATTTGATCGTTAACGGCACTACTCTTTCTACCGGTCAATTGCTTGCGGTAATTCTCGGAGGAGGATTACTCGGAACTTTAATGTGGTTCAACGTTTGGTTTGTGATTTGGCCTGCCCAGAAAGTTGTGATTGCGGCCGCAAAAGGTGAAACTAAGGAAAACCCCGCTCCTCGTGCGGCTAGAGGTCTTTTGGCTTCTCGAACTAATACTCTTCTTTCCATTCCTATGTTATTTTTGATGGGTGCTGCAAGAAATCTTCCGATTTCTTTCGAGATAACAAGCGCACAAGCGCATACTTTCTTAGGGGCTATTTTAGTGATTCTCGCGATCGTAGAAACGAACGCGTTAACCGCAACGCCGGAAAGCGCCACTTTCAAACCGATTAAAACCGTAAAGGGTGTTATCACCTCAGGTTTTGTTCTTTCTTTGATTATTTATATTCTTCTTGAGGTTCTTCTTTAA
- a CDS encoding inositol monophosphatase family protein, with product MDHPLAPPIDFPLEEVKRRIKSVQSVSGIFIESALKLQKDLKTFSFSTETEEKDQIHKADEMMGKFIVEYLRQNFPSDSILSEDNYKHEGNNSFRWVLDPIDGSMNFVRGIPLYCVAIGLEHRESPVAGVVFVPGLNTKYSAILSQGAFKNGLRIDVSNTESLARAMLVPSFPTNRKEILNEVISDITAFISCGRSMRRTGSFVLDTCWVAEGLLDGIWEKGVKLWDTTASSVILAEAGGKLTDFNGKHFLSGNSEVVVSNGKVHSQIIDIMRNVRDSIGKN from the coding sequence ATGGACCATCCACTCGCCCCTCCTATTGATTTTCCCTTAGAGGAAGTCAAACGTAGGATCAAATCCGTTCAGTCAGTTTCCGGTATTTTTATCGAGTCAGCGTTGAAACTTCAGAAAGATTTGAAAACTTTCTCCTTTTCTACGGAAACCGAAGAAAAAGATCAAATTCATAAGGCCGACGAGATGATGGGAAAATTCATTGTGGAGTATCTCAGACAAAACTTTCCTTCCGATTCGATCCTTTCCGAAGACAATTATAAACATGAAGGCAATAATTCTTTCCGCTGGGTATTGGATCCGATTGACGGATCTATGAATTTCGTAAGGGGGATTCCTCTTTACTGTGTTGCGATCGGACTCGAACATAGAGAATCTCCGGTTGCGGGCGTTGTTTTTGTTCCGGGTCTTAACACAAAGTATTCGGCTATTCTTTCTCAAGGCGCCTTTAAAAACGGACTTAGAATCGATGTTTCCAATACGGAATCCCTCGCACGCGCAATGCTCGTTCCGAGTTTTCCAACAAACAGAAAAGAAATATTAAACGAAGTCATCTCCGATATCACCGCATTCATCAGTTGCGGTAGATCCATGAGAAGAACAGGTTCTTTTGTTTTGGATACTTGTTGGGTCGCGGAAGGTCTACTTGACGGCATCTGGGAAAAAGGGGTTAAACTCTGGGACACCACGGCAAGTTCGGTAATTCTCGCCGAGGCCGGAGGTAAATTAACGGACTTCAATGGAAAACATTTTCTTTCCGGAAACTCAGAAGTAGTCGTATCAAACGGAAAAGTTCATTCCCAGATCATAGATATTATGAGAAATGTTCGAGACTCGATCGGAAAAAACTAA
- a CDS encoding LIC_10030 family protein yields MEVNQIEELNRILISVSGHNRPCEIFVDNLHTSFFQFEDSFILPSTSVYEVDFSAAKEFLLQAQQLIPELIGGCHVLPIAKPKKKSNQLFLVKEIPSSEENENKKFVFVVSFILAYLGGAPTPMIVKQPIQGKTATVRTQRIYFSARILPLKSFEFKNGVLVDFVTRKYKETEFMIDVDTVSSFNKAQHTYSELFDDVDYSKQISTIHSILNINKEIWKPGKVFEPIDVELHTISSRFLDGSQERIFNQFESFRHLIDLLLSPESMTIDSVKQKPLHDWLRSFETERGVTPSGNMLWKILKRK; encoded by the coding sequence TTGGAAGTGAATCAAATTGAAGAATTGAATCGAATTCTCATATCCGTTTCCGGACACAACCGTCCTTGCGAGATTTTCGTAGATAATTTGCATACTTCATTTTTCCAATTCGAAGATAGTTTTATTCTCCCCTCTACTTCGGTTTACGAAGTGGATTTTTCAGCCGCTAAGGAATTTCTTTTACAAGCACAACAATTGATCCCAGAATTGATCGGAGGATGTCATGTACTTCCAATCGCAAAACCGAAAAAAAAATCGAACCAACTTTTTTTAGTCAAAGAAATTCCCTCTTCGGAAGAAAATGAAAATAAAAAGTTCGTTTTTGTAGTAAGTTTCATACTTGCTTATTTAGGGGGCGCACCAACCCCGATGATCGTAAAACAACCTATACAAGGAAAAACGGCAACGGTCCGAACTCAGAGAATTTATTTCTCGGCCAGAATTCTTCCCTTAAAATCCTTCGAATTTAAAAACGGTGTTTTAGTCGATTTTGTAACGCGGAAATATAAAGAGACAGAATTTATGATCGATGTCGATACGGTTTCTTCGTTTAACAAAGCCCAACATACGTATTCGGAACTTTTCGACGACGTGGATTATTCCAAGCAAATTTCGACGATTCATTCGATTTTAAACATCAATAAAGAGATTTGGAAACCCGGTAAGGTTTTCGAACCGATCGACGTGGAACTTCATACGATCAGTTCTAGATTTTTAGACGGTTCCCAAGAGAGAATTTTTAACCAATTTGAAAGCTTTCGGCATTTGATTGATCTTTTATTGTCCCCGGAAAGCATGACTATAGATTCAGTGAAACAGAAACCTTTGCATGACTGGCTTCGTTCTTTCGAAACGGAAAGGGGCGTTACGCCCTCCGGTAATATGCTTTGGAAAATCTTAAAACGAAAGTAA
- a CDS encoding Hsp33 family molecular chaperone HslO, with protein sequence MQNQDSLIYGVLPDIHFRYSVAEISYSLTAASNLHNLDDSNTELLARAMIGAFFLADQIKEDTKVSLQIQFNENSPVHSVLAYSDRQGKMKAVLRERPEENLEPGKMMEDSGILKVFRWKDGVCIYQSVVPYLNKSFEENFQNYLNSSEQIVCFVTLYIRKNGFHWDVRGILLQSLPEAKEEHIQKIASLSQQINASVSEFLGKDIYNCLNKIGETTRSAVQILEEGQPEFRCDCSENKIRELIQTLGKEEAMQILDEVGMIEVTCEFCTSVYRFERKKVSELF encoded by the coding sequence ATGCAGAACCAAGATTCATTGATATACGGAGTTTTACCGGATATTCACTTCCGATATTCCGTTGCTGAAATTTCATACTCCCTTACCGCAGCTTCAAACCTGCATAATTTGGATGATTCGAATACAGAACTTCTTGCAAGGGCAATGATTGGCGCGTTCTTTTTAGCGGATCAGATCAAAGAAGATACGAAGGTGAGTTTGCAAATTCAGTTTAACGAGAATTCTCCCGTACATTCGGTGCTTGCTTACAGCGATCGACAAGGGAAAATGAAGGCCGTTCTTAGGGAAAGACCCGAAGAAAATCTTGAACCCGGGAAAATGATGGAAGATTCCGGAATTCTGAAAGTATTTCGTTGGAAAGACGGGGTTTGTATCTATCAGTCCGTAGTTCCGTATCTTAATAAAAGTTTCGAGGAGAATTTTCAAAATTATCTGAACAGTTCCGAACAAATCGTCTGCTTCGTAACTCTCTATATTCGAAAGAACGGATTTCATTGGGATGTACGTGGAATTCTTTTACAGTCCTTACCGGAAGCGAAAGAAGAACACATTCAAAAAATAGCAAGTCTTTCCCAACAAATCAACGCGAGTGTAAGCGAATTTTTAGGAAAAGATATTTATAATTGTTTGAATAAAATCGGAGAAACGACTCGTTCCGCCGTTCAAATTTTGGAGGAAGGTCAGCCGGAATTTCGTTGCGATTGTTCCGAGAACAAGATCAGGGAATTGATTCAAACATTAGGAAAAGAGGAAGCGATGCAAATTTTGGACGAAGTCGGAATGATCGAAGTTACTTGCGAGTTCTGTACTTCGGTTTATCGTTTTGAAAGAAAAAAGGTAAGCGAATTATTTTGA
- a CDS encoding adenylate/guanylate cyclase domain-containing protein — translation MDLTHVEWKASLGNHLKNKLEKSNVSNSFSKNKKGNKEKEPKTPENWKSISDFPVGFNSLFEIPERSGFHEVTVKAEFSINSDSVFLKLPTAIYFPSVGESWELYLNGFLIRKEKFLKQTDGGDVTPSIRRSLRSVTLPIPFGVLKQGKNTILLCIIGESDQTPYIQNDHFGFYNASGYKISPLQGIYQSSSEYFYVFLYATYFIFGVYYIFFYAIRKRDLYYLYFGLFLFISSVYFFSSSDLIFKKFINLNSQIDSSPFFRAEYSSLTLIFPFFYYFLKDYFYQKERSSVISNFFTVLLIGLFFAILISPFSWVQVVLKISQISMVFFLIYILSFLIQAVRKKKQDSGKILTGIFVCIVFGMCDLLNSIFKILEFHYSFFPIVYLFFVVTIISILILKYVRLYKDMELINEELSNQKNAFYRFVPVDFIRILDKESPVSISIGNNKEKSMTILSSDIRNFTNILETISPNRTIAFLNSYLSEMEKIVYEAAGFVDQYSGDALLALFADYNERVEKENFNSADNAVEAALKMMSVVRSKKIQKSFSIPSEWNLEIGIGINTGSLILGTVGSERRIDTNVVGDAIRLTSKLQSLTYLYQGRILISHHTYLRLHRMSEIGIRMIDSAFVKGRSQPVDIYEVFESDPDEMKEFKLRTLDLLSQGIFEYRSGKFGEATKIFKQLYHEEPRDNLSKIYLKRCKLYSSKPLEKNWDGIFRFQTK, via the coding sequence TTGGACCTCACACACGTTGAATGGAAGGCGAGTTTAGGAAACCATCTCAAAAATAAATTAGAAAAATCGAATGTTTCTAATTCTTTTTCTAAAAATAAAAAAGGAAATAAGGAAAAAGAGCCCAAGACTCCTGAAAATTGGAAATCGATTTCCGATTTTCCGGTGGGCTTTAATTCTCTTTTTGAAATACCGGAACGGTCCGGGTTCCACGAAGTGACTGTAAAAGCGGAATTTTCAATAAATTCGGATTCTGTATTTTTAAAATTACCGACTGCGATTTATTTTCCAAGCGTGGGAGAAAGTTGGGAACTTTATCTCAATGGTTTTTTGATTCGAAAAGAGAAATTTCTGAAACAAACTGATGGGGGAGACGTGACTCCTTCGATTCGAAGGTCTTTAAGATCCGTAACTTTACCTATTCCTTTCGGTGTTTTAAAGCAAGGTAAAAATACAATTCTTTTATGTATAATTGGCGAATCCGATCAGACTCCTTATATTCAAAACGATCATTTCGGATTTTATAACGCAAGCGGATATAAAATTTCCCCACTTCAGGGGATTTATCAATCTAGTTCCGAATATTTCTATGTTTTTTTATATGCAACCTATTTTATATTCGGAGTTTATTACATATTTTTTTATGCGATACGGAAGCGCGATTTGTATTATCTCTATTTCGGATTGTTTTTATTTATTTCTTCCGTTTATTTTTTTTCGTCCTCGGATTTGATCTTTAAAAAGTTTATTAATCTAAATTCTCAAATCGATAGTTCTCCGTTTTTCAGAGCCGAATATTCCTCTTTGACTTTGATTTTTCCTTTTTTCTATTATTTTTTGAAGGACTACTTTTACCAAAAAGAAAGATCGAGCGTAATTTCAAACTTTTTCACAGTTCTTTTGATCGGGTTGTTTTTTGCGATTCTTATTTCTCCATTTTCCTGGGTGCAAGTTGTTCTTAAAATATCTCAAATTTCGATGGTTTTCTTTTTGATTTATATTCTTTCCTTTTTGATTCAAGCGGTAAGAAAAAAGAAACAAGACTCGGGTAAGATATTAACGGGAATTTTCGTATGTATCGTTTTTGGAATGTGTGATTTATTGAATTCGATTTTTAAAATTTTAGAATTTCATTATTCTTTTTTTCCGATCGTTTATTTATTCTTTGTCGTTACGATCATAAGTATTTTGATTTTGAAGTACGTTCGGCTATACAAGGATATGGAGCTTATTAACGAGGAACTTTCCAATCAAAAAAACGCTTTTTATCGATTTGTTCCCGTGGATTTTATCAGGATTCTAGATAAGGAATCTCCAGTATCAATTTCGATCGGGAATAACAAAGAAAAATCGATGACTATTCTGTCTTCCGATATTCGAAATTTTACAAATATTTTGGAAACAATTTCGCCGAATCGGACAATTGCATTTTTAAATTCTTATTTATCTGAAATGGAAAAGATCGTTTATGAAGCCGCTGGTTTTGTGGATCAGTATTCGGGGGATGCATTGCTCGCACTTTTTGCGGATTATAACGAAAGAGTGGAAAAGGAGAATTTCAATTCCGCCGACAATGCCGTCGAAGCTGCGCTCAAAATGATGAGTGTCGTTCGGTCGAAAAAAATACAAAAAAGTTTTTCGATTCCTTCGGAATGGAATTTGGAGATCGGAATCGGAATCAATACGGGTTCTTTGATTTTAGGAACAGTGGGAAGCGAAAGAAGGATCGACACCAACGTGGTCGGCGATGCGATCCGCCTTACGTCCAAACTGCAATCTCTTACCTACTTGTATCAAGGTAGAATATTAATTTCTCATCATACTTATCTTCGACTCCATAGAATGAGCGAGATTGGAATTCGAATGATCGATTCGGCGTTTGTAAAAGGAAGAAGTCAACCTGTGGATATCTACGAGGTGTTTGAATCCGATCCGGACGAGATGAAGGAATTTAAACTGAGAACATTAGATTTGTTATCTCAGGGAATTTTTGAGTATAGATCTGGGAAATTCGGGGAAGCGACTAAAATTTTCAAACAACTTTATCATGAAGAACCCAGAGATAATCTTTCCAAAATTTATCTGAAACGTTGTAAATTATATTCTTCCAAACCTTTGGAAAAAAATTGGGATGGAATTTTTCGATTTCAAACGAAATAA
- a CDS encoding LIC10025 family lipoprotein: MKSYENKGNKIRFFTYVSICFFLFDCVQKKPQQAAFWKEYLSYQKNIFREYPTGGIRNALFGNLTSEDVYLLQEKDDMLSIDFYLQKTDQGFRNVITTEKIPENVPYQIHVEYFPTFFKDQKTFRMKREMVSILPTYGHLDFFHHVDRLQNFLRSGSNHSSRLALISNTHRYLCYVCHCDSGRVRNASWLLYELNESTKIAYPQFYKRFNKLLNQVSYRITIFKSGEFLNGIELYNEGTKTFLKIPDTSEGYWSKPEVLHIRVSLFIRVYGLEIDIKNLGYKLHFYSSKNYGKITGGFSKLPEKKISGRFLKIFPPGMVNWFIPGNMDEYFDRYFLLLVNGSKGNEGNKFESEFFQNGNKMKVIFKSQAEIFQDRFTPFRSSNEKDDEPSFWDILQKNLIQDLS; encoded by the coding sequence ATGAAATCGTACGAAAACAAAGGAAATAAAATTCGATTTTTCACCTACGTTTCGATTTGTTTTTTTCTTTTCGATTGTGTACAGAAAAAACCGCAACAAGCCGCTTTCTGGAAAGAATACCTTTCTTATCAAAAAAATATTTTCAGAGAATATCCGACCGGAGGAATTAGAAACGCCTTATTCGGAAATCTAACCTCGGAGGACGTATATCTTCTGCAAGAAAAAGACGACATGCTTTCGATCGATTTTTATCTTCAAAAAACGGACCAAGGGTTTCGAAATGTAATCACAACAGAAAAAATTCCCGAGAACGTCCCTTATCAAATCCATGTGGAATATTTTCCTACTTTTTTCAAAGATCAAAAAACGTTTCGAATGAAACGAGAGATGGTTTCGATTCTTCCGACATACGGTCATCTTGATTTTTTTCATCACGTAGACCGGCTGCAAAATTTCCTTCGTTCCGGTTCGAATCATTCTTCCAGACTCGCTTTGATTTCGAATACGCATCGTTATCTTTGTTATGTTTGTCATTGCGACTCGGGGAGAGTGAGGAATGCATCTTGGCTTCTTTATGAACTGAACGAATCTACAAAAATAGCTTATCCGCAATTTTATAAAAGATTCAATAAACTTCTTAATCAAGTGTCGTATCGAATTACAATCTTTAAATCAGGAGAATTTCTAAACGGGATCGAGTTATATAACGAGGGAACTAAAACCTTCTTAAAAATTCCCGATACTTCCGAAGGTTATTGGAGTAAACCGGAAGTTCTTCACATTCGTGTTTCATTATTCATCCGAGTTTATGGACTTGAAATCGATATTAAAAATTTGGGATATAAGCTTCATTTTTATTCTTCTAAAAATTACGGAAAAATTACGGGAGGGTTTTCAAAACTTCCCGAAAAAAAAATTAGCGGCCGATTTCTTAAGATTTTTCCGCCAGGCATGGTAAATTGGTTCATTCCCGGAAACATGGATGAATACTTTGATAGATATTTTCTTCTTCTTGTGAACGGAAGTAAAGGCAATGAGGGAAATAAGTTCGAATCGGAATTTTTTCAAAACGGAAACAAGATGAAAGTGATTTTCAAGTCTCAAGCTGAAATTTTTCAAGATCGTTTTACTCCATTCCGTTCCTCGAATGAAAAGGACGACGAACCTTCTTTCTGGGATATATTACAGAAAAATTTAATCCAGGATCTATCTTGA
- the fliG gene encoding flagellar motor switch protein FliG — protein sequence MLNKKTNLTGRQKAAVFLIAVGSEVSSEIFKHLREDEIEQITFEIARLDKITPEDKEKVLVEFNELMMAQEFISNGGIDFARGLLEKALGNQKAIDIINRLTSSLQVRPFDFIRRTDPQHLLNFIQNEHPQTIALILSYLDPQKASNILSNLPHTIQAEVAKRIATMDRVSPDVLREVERVLERKLSTLASEDYTSAGGIDSVVEILNLVDRGTEKTIIEALEEEDPELAEEIKKRMFVFEDIVLLDDRAIQKVMREVDNSDLAKALKSVDTEVQEKIFKNMSKRAANLLREDMDFMGPIRIKDVEDAQQKIVNIIRKLEDAGEIVVARAGEDELVM from the coding sequence GTGTTGAATAAAAAAACAAACCTAACTGGAAGACAAAAGGCTGCGGTTTTTCTCATCGCAGTTGGAAGCGAAGTATCTTCCGAGATTTTCAAACATCTCCGAGAGGACGAAATCGAACAAATCACGTTCGAAATTGCTCGACTCGATAAGATTACTCCCGAAGACAAAGAAAAAGTTTTAGTAGAATTCAACGAGCTAATGATGGCTCAAGAATTCATCTCCAATGGAGGAATCGATTTTGCCCGAGGTCTTTTAGAAAAGGCGCTCGGAAATCAGAAAGCGATCGATATCATCAATCGACTCACTTCTTCCTTACAAGTCAGGCCGTTCGACTTCATTCGAAGAACCGATCCTCAGCATCTATTGAACTTTATCCAAAACGAGCACCCTCAAACGATCGCATTGATTCTTTCTTATTTGGATCCTCAGAAAGCTTCGAATATTCTTTCCAATTTGCCTCATACGATTCAGGCGGAAGTCGCAAAACGAATTGCAACTATGGACCGGGTCAGTCCGGACGTTCTTCGAGAAGTGGAACGAGTCCTTGAAAGAAAACTCTCTACTTTGGCTTCCGAAGATTATACGTCCGCAGGTGGTATCGATTCTGTGGTTGAGATTTTGAACTTAGTGGACCGGGGAACGGAAAAGACGATCATCGAGGCTTTGGAAGAGGAAGACCCGGAACTCGCGGAAGAGATCAAAAAGAGAATGTTCGTCTTCGAGGACATCGTTCTTTTGGACGATCGTGCGATTCAAAAGGTTATGAGAGAAGTGGACAACTCGGATCTTGCAAAAGCCTTAAAATCAGTAGATACGGAAGTTCAAGAAAAAATCTTCAAAAATATGTCCAAACGTGCCGCAAACCTCCTCCGAGAAGATATGGATTTTATGGGTCCGATTCGGATTAAAGACGTGGAAGACGCACAGCAAAAAATTGTAAACATCATACGTAAACTTGAAGACGCTGGTGAAATTGTCGTCGCCCGTGCTGGCGAAGACGAGCTCGTTATGTGA
- a CDS encoding arsenate reductase family protein: MKLKIYEYKNCSTCRNALKFLSSKKVELEILPIRETPPKKTELKTMLKYVGNESKKLFNTSGGDYKELGLKDKLDSMSLEDQLDLLSKNGNLVKRPFVLGDSFGFVGFKEEEWKKQIR; encoded by the coding sequence TTGAAACTGAAAATTTACGAATATAAAAACTGCTCCACTTGTAGGAACGCGCTCAAATTTCTTTCCAGCAAAAAAGTGGAATTGGAAATATTACCAATTCGAGAAACTCCTCCCAAAAAAACGGAGCTTAAAACAATGTTGAAGTATGTTGGCAACGAATCGAAAAAACTTTTTAATACTTCCGGCGGAGATTATAAAGAATTAGGCCTCAAGGACAAACTCGACTCTATGTCCCTTGAGGATCAATTGGATCTTCTTTCAAAAAACGGAAACTTAGTTAAACGCCCTTTCGTTCTCGGAGACAGTTTCGGTTTCGTAGGATTTAAAGAAGAGGAATGGAAAAAACAGATTCGTTAG
- a CDS encoding c-type cytochrome, which produces MRIRKNRGGFSRLSFVFIFFIFVFATCKEEENLSLEQKSISQGKGLYLTNCSACHNQNPAMDGTIGPAIQGSNFELLKARIVEGTYPPSYTPKRTSRIMTRLPLTDEQIRNIEAFLNVPR; this is translated from the coding sequence ATGAGGATCCGTAAAAATCGAGGCGGGTTTTCCCGCCTCTCATTTGTTTTTATTTTTTTTATTTTTGTTTTTGCAACCTGTAAGGAAGAAGAGAATCTTTCTCTGGAACAAAAATCGATTTCTCAAGGAAAAGGTTTATATTTGACGAATTGCTCCGCTTGTCACAACCAAAATCCTGCGATGGACGGTACCATCGGGCCTGCGATTCAAGGTTCGAATTTCGAATTGTTAAAGGCGAGAATTGTAGAAGGAACTTATCCTCCGAGTTATACTCCAAAACGTACAAGCCGGATTATGACAAGACTTCCTTTAACTGATGAGCAGATTCGAAACATAGAGGCGTTTTTAAATGTTCCTCGATAA